A segment of the Superficieibacter sp. HKU1 genome:
AGGCGTGAAAAAATCTGCGACCGGTCTGCTGTATAAAGTAGAAAAAGCGGGTAGCGGCGACGCGCCGAAAGACAGCGACACCGTTGTGGTGAACTACAAAGGTACGCTGACTGACGGTAAAGAGTTCGATAACTCATACACCCGCGGCGAGCCGCTGTCTTTCCGTCTGGATGGTGTGATCCCGGGCTGGACTGAAGGCCTGAAAAACATCAAGAAAGGCGGTAAGATCAAACTGGTTATCCCACCGGAACTGGCCTACGGTAAAAACGGCGTACCGGGTATCCCGGCTAACTCTACGCTGGTCTTTGACGTAGAACTGCTGGACATCAAACCGGCAGCCCCTGCCAGCGCAGATGCCCCTGCCGCAGCTGCCGATGATAAAGCCGCAGATGCCAAAAAATAAAAAATGATAATCGCCGCCGCTTCAGGCGGCGGTTTTTTATTGCAGAACGGTATAATTAAATCTGGTCAACGGAATCCCCGCTGTATTAGTTTATACTCGTCATTCTTCAGGCTGCCTCTGCGTTGGCTACACTCGCCCGCCTATAAGCTCTCCCTTGACGCATCCTGAATGATTTTGCGTATAGTTATTGGTGTTAATCGAGCCTGCCCTGAAAACATAACGACAGGTTCCTGAAAAGGAGTGCTTTCTTTCATGTCCAGGTCGCTTTTAACCAACGAAACCAGCGAGCTTGATTTACTGGATCAACGTCCATTCGATCAGACCGACTTCGATATCCTGAAATCCTACGAAGCGGTAGTGGACGGGTTAGCGATGCTTATTGGTGCCCATTGCGAAATTGTGCTGCACTCTCTACAAGACCTGAAGTGTTCCGCCATTCGTATCGCCAATGGCGAACATACCGGGCGGCAAATTGGTTCTCCTATTACCGATCTGGCGTTGCGGATGCTGCATGATATGACCGGCGCAGACAGCAGCGTATCGAAATGCTATTTCACCCGCGCCAAAAGCGGCGTATTGATGAAGTCGCTGACTATCGCGATCCGCAATCGCGATCAGCGGGTGATTGGCCTGCTGTGCATCAACATGAACCTTGATGTGCCGTTCTCGCAGATCATGAATACCTTTATCCCACCGGAAACGCCGGATGTGGGATCGTCAGTTAACTTCGCCTCTTCAGTCGATGATTTGGTCGCACAAACGCTTGAGTTCACCATTGAAGAGGTGAACGCCGATCGCAACGTGTCAAACAACGCCAAGAACCGCCAGATCGTGCTGAATCTTTATGAAAAAGGCATTTTTGATATTAAAGATGCGATTAACCAGGTTGCCGACCGCCTGAACATTTCCAAGCACACCGTTTATCTCTACATCCGCCAGTTTAAAAGCGGCGATTTTCTGGGGCAGGATAAGTAATGCGTTTTGCCCTGCTGGTGACAGGCCCGGCCTACGGGACTCAACAGGCATCAAGCGCGTGGCAGTTTGCCAGTGCGCTGCTGGCTGAGGGACATGACCTGGCCTGCGTCTTCTTCTACCGTGAAGGCGTTCATAATGCCAATCAGCTCACCTCTCCGGCCAGCGACGAGTTCGATCTGGTGCGGGCGTGGCAGCGTTTGCATCACGAGCACGGAGTGGCGCTGCATATTTGCGTGGCGGCGGCCTTACGTCGTGGGATCGCCGATGAGTCCGAAGCCGGACATCCTGAATTGCCGGGTGCGAACCTCGCAGACGGTTTTACGCTCACCGGACTTGGCGCACTGGCGGAAGCGGCGCTCACCTGTGACAGAGTGGTGCAATTCTGATGAAACGCGTCGCTTTTGTTTTCACCTCCGCGCCGCACGGTTCTGCTGCCGGGCGGGAAGGGCTGGATGCACTGCTGGCCACTTCGGCGCTGACTGACGACACGGGCGTGTTTTTCCTCGGTGACGGCGTGCTGCAACTGCTGGCCGGTCAGCAGCCCGCGACGATCCTGGCGCGTGATTATATCGCCACGTTTAAAGTGCTCCCGCTGTACGATATCGACAACTGCTGGCTGTGTGCGGCCTCGCTACGTGAACGCGGATTCAGCGCCGATACGTCGCGCGTACTGGACGTTGAGCTACTCGAGCCTGAGGCTCTGCGGGAAAAACTGGATAACTACGACGTCATTATGACGTTTTGAGGCTGACATGCTGCATACCCTGCGCCACTCTCCCTGGCATTGTGATATGACCACCCTACTGCGGATGCTGCGGGAGGGTGACGACCTGCTACTCATCTCCGACGGCGTGCAGGCAGCCGTTGAGGGCAACCGCTTTCTTGAAATGCTGAGCGCCGTCCCCATATCAGTCTATGTGCTTGATGAAGACGTCAATGCGCGTGGTTTTTCTGCTCAAATTTCGACCAGTGTCGTCAGGGTTGACTATACTGGTTTCGTCAGACTAACGATAAAACATACGGGTCAAATGGCCTGGTGATGACAAGATCGCTGTATATTTCTTGACACCTTTTCTGCACAGCCCTAAAATTCTGCGTCCTCATATTGTATGAGGACGATTTATTACGTGTTTACGAAGCAAAAGCTAAAACCAGGAGCTATTTAATGGCAACAGTTAACCAGCTGGTACGCAAACCACGCGCTCGCAAAGTTGCAAAAAGCAACGTGCCGGCGCTGGAAGCATGCCCGCAAAAACGTGGCGTATGTACTCGTGTATATACTACCACTCCTAAAAAACCGAACTCCGCACTGCGTAAAGTTTGCCGTGTTCGTTTAACAAACGGTTTTGAAGTGACTTCCTACATCGGTGGTGAAGGTCACAACCTGCAGGAGCACTCCGTGATCCTGATCCGTGGCGGTCGTGTAAAAGACCTCCCGGGTGTTCGTTACCACACCGTTCGTGGTGCGCTTGACTGCTCCGGCGTTAAAGACCGTAAGCAATCACGCTCCAAGTATGGCGTGAAACGTCCTAAGGCTTAATGGTTCTCCGTTAAGTAAGGCCAAACGTTTTATCTTAATGTCAAACTAAACTCTTTGAGTTTTGGACAATCCTGAATTAACAACGGAGTATTTCCATGCCACGTCGTCGCGTCATTGGTCAGCGTAAAATTCTGCCGGATCCGAAGTTCGGATCAGAACTGCTGGCTAAATTTGTCAATATCCTGATGGTAGATGGTAAAAAATCTACTGCAGAAGCAATCGTATACAGCGCGCTGGAGACCCTGGCTCAGCGTTCTGGTAAAAATGAACTGGAAGCCTTCGAAGTCGCTCTCGACAACGTGCGCCCGACTGTAGAAGTTAAGTCTCGCCGCGTTGGTGGTTCTACTTATCAGGTTCCAGTTGAAGTTCGTCCGGTTCGTCGTAATGCCCTGGCAATGCGTTGGATCGTTGAAGCTGCTCGTAAACGCGGTGATAAATCCATGGCTCTGCGCCTGGCGAACGAACTTTCTGATGCTGCTGACAACAAAGGTACAGCAGTTAAGAAACGTGAAGACGTTCACCGTATGGCAGAAGCCAACAAGGCGTTCGCACACTACCGTTGGTAATCCCTTCGGAGTCATAGTCAACAGGCGGGCGCTTCAGTTAAGCAGCCCGCGCTGGAAAACTTATCTGAACGCCTAATGCAATAAACGAGGAATCAAATGGCTCGTACAACACCCATCGCACGCTATCGTAACATCGGTATCAGTGCGCACATCGACGCCGGTAAAACCACCACTACCGAACGTATTCTGTTCTACACCGGTGTGAACCACAAAATCGGTGAAGTTCATGACGGCGCAGCAACAATGGACTGGATGGAGCAGGAGCAGGAACGTGGTATCACCATCACGTCCGCAGCGACTACTGCATTCTGGTCTGGTATGGCTAAGCAGTATGAACCGCATCGTGTCAACATCATCGACACCCCGGGGCACGTTGACTTCACTATCGAAGTAGAACGTTCCATGCGTGTTCTTGACGGTGCGGTAATGGTTTACTGCGCAGTTGGTGGTGTTCAGCCACAGTCTGAAACCGTATGGCGTCAGGCAAACAAATATAAAGTTCCACGTATCGCGTTCGTTAACAAAATGGACCGTATGGGTGCGAACTTCCTGAAAGTTGTTGGTCAGATCAAATCCCGTCTGGGCGCGAACCCGGTTCCGCTGCAGCTGGCGATTGGTGCTGAAGAAGGTTTCACCGGTGTTGTTGACCTGGTGAAAATGAAAGCCATCAACTGGAACGATGCAGATCAGGGCGTTACGTTCGAATACGAAGATATCCCGGCTGACATGCAGGACCTGGCTGACGAATGGCACCAGAACCTGATTGAATCCGCAGCTGAAGCTTCTGAAGAGCTGATGGAAAAATACCTGGGTGGTGAAGAACTGACTGAAGAAGAGATCAAATCTGCTCTTCGCCAGCGCGTTCTGAACAACGAAATCATCCTGGTAACCTGTGGTTCTGCGTTCAAGAACAAAGGTGTTCAGGCGATGCTGGATGCGGTAATTGATTACCTGCCGTCCCCGACTGACGTTCCTGCGATCAACGGTATTCTGGACGACGGTAAAGATACCCCGGCTGAGCGTCACGCTAGCGATGAAGAGCCGTTTGCTGCTCTGGCATTCAAAATCGCTACCGACCCGTTCGTGGGTAACCTGACCTTCTTCCGCGTGTACTCTGGCGTGGTTAACTCCGGTGACACCGTACTGAACTCTGTGAAATCTGCTCGTGAACGTTTTGGCCGTATCGTACAGATGCACGCTAACAAACGTGAAGAGATCAAAGAAGTTCGCGCGGGCGACATCGCTGCTGCGATCGGTCTGAAAGACGTAACCACTGGTGACACGCTGTGTAACCCGGATGCGCCGATCATTCTGGAGCGTATGGAATTCCCTGAGCCGGTAATCTCCATCGCTGTAGAACCGAAAACCAAAGCTGACCAGGAAAAAATGGGTCTGGCTCTGGGCCGTCTGGCTAAAGAAGACCCGTCTTTCCGCGTATGGACTGACGAAGAATCTAACCAGACCATTATCGCCGGTATGGGTGAGCTGCACCTCGACATCATCGTTGACCGTATGAAACGCGAATTCAACGTTGAAGCGAACGTCGGTAAACCTCAGGTTGCTTACCGTGAAGCGATTCGCGCGAAAGTTACCGATATCGAAGGTAAACACGCTAAGCAGTCTGGTGGTCGCGGTCAGTATGGTCATGTTGTTATCGACATGTACCCGCTGGAGCCGGGTTCAAACCCGAAAGGCTACGAGTTCGTCAACGACATCAAAGGCGGTGTAATTCCTGGTGAATACATCCCGGCCGTTGATAAAGGCATCCAGGAACAGCTTAAATCTGGTCCGCTGGCTGGCTACCCGGTAGTTGACCTCGGTGTGCGTCTGCACTTCGGTTCTTACCATGACGTTGACTCCTCTGAGCTGGCGTTTAAACTGGCCGCTTCTATCGCCTTTAAAGATGGCTTTAAGAAAGCGAAACCTGTTCTGCTTGAGCCGATCATGAAGGTTGAAGTAGAAACGCCGGAAGAGAACACTGGTGACGTCATCGGTGACCTTAGCCGTCGTCGTGGTATGCTGCGTGGTCAGGAATCTGAAGTAACTGGCGTTAAGATCCATGCTGAAGTGCCGCTGTCTGAAATGTTCGGATATGCAACTCAGCTGCGTTCTCTGACCAAAGGTCGTGCATCATACACCATGGAATTCCTGAAGTATGATGATGCGCCGAACAACGTTGCTCAGGCCGTAATCGAAGCCCGTGGTAAATAAGCCCC
Coding sequences within it:
- the tusB gene encoding sulfurtransferase complex subunit TusB, giving the protein MLHTLRHSPWHCDMTTLLRMLREGDDLLLISDGVQAAVEGNRFLEMLSAVPISVYVLDEDVNARGFSAQISTSVVRVDYTGFVRLTIKHTGQMAW
- the rpsL gene encoding 30S ribosomal protein S12 — encoded protein: MATVNQLVRKPRARKVAKSNVPALEACPQKRGVCTRVYTTTPKKPNSALRKVCRVRLTNGFEVTSYIGGEGHNLQEHSVILIRGGRVKDLPGVRYHTVRGALDCSGVKDRKQSRSKYGVKRPKA
- a CDS encoding transcriptional regulator, whose translation is MSRSLLTNETSELDLLDQRPFDQTDFDILKSYEAVVDGLAMLIGAHCEIVLHSLQDLKCSAIRIANGEHTGRQIGSPITDLALRMLHDMTGADSSVSKCYFTRAKSGVLMKSLTIAIRNRDQRVIGLLCINMNLDVPFSQIMNTFIPPETPDVGSSVNFASSVDDLVAQTLEFTIEEVNADRNVSNNAKNRQIVLNLYEKGIFDIKDAINQVADRLNISKHTVYLYIRQFKSGDFLGQDK
- the fusA gene encoding elongation factor G — protein: MARTTPIARYRNIGISAHIDAGKTTTTERILFYTGVNHKIGEVHDGAATMDWMEQEQERGITITSAATTAFWSGMAKQYEPHRVNIIDTPGHVDFTIEVERSMRVLDGAVMVYCAVGGVQPQSETVWRQANKYKVPRIAFVNKMDRMGANFLKVVGQIKSRLGANPVPLQLAIGAEEGFTGVVDLVKMKAINWNDADQGVTFEYEDIPADMQDLADEWHQNLIESAAEASEELMEKYLGGEELTEEEIKSALRQRVLNNEIILVTCGSAFKNKGVQAMLDAVIDYLPSPTDVPAINGILDDGKDTPAERHASDEEPFAALAFKIATDPFVGNLTFFRVYSGVVNSGDTVLNSVKSARERFGRIVQMHANKREEIKEVRAGDIAAAIGLKDVTTGDTLCNPDAPIILERMEFPEPVISIAVEPKTKADQEKMGLALGRLAKEDPSFRVWTDEESNQTIIAGMGELHLDIIVDRMKREFNVEANVGKPQVAYREAIRAKVTDIEGKHAKQSGGRGQYGHVVIDMYPLEPGSNPKGYEFVNDIKGGVIPGEYIPAVDKGIQEQLKSGPLAGYPVVDLGVRLHFGSYHDVDSSELAFKLAASIAFKDGFKKAKPVLLEPIMKVEVETPEENTGDVIGDLSRRRGMLRGQESEVTGVKIHAEVPLSEMFGYATQLRSLTKGRASYTMEFLKYDDAPNNVAQAVIEARGK
- the tusC gene encoding sulfurtransferase complex subunit TusC, giving the protein MKRVAFVFTSAPHGSAAGREGLDALLATSALTDDTGVFFLGDGVLQLLAGQQPATILARDYIATFKVLPLYDIDNCWLCAASLRERGFSADTSRVLDVELLEPEALREKLDNYDVIMTF
- the rpsG gene encoding 30S ribosomal protein S7, producing the protein MPRRRVIGQRKILPDPKFGSELLAKFVNILMVDGKKSTAEAIVYSALETLAQRSGKNELEAFEVALDNVRPTVEVKSRRVGGSTYQVPVEVRPVRRNALAMRWIVEAARKRGDKSMALRLANELSDAADNKGTAVKKREDVHRMAEANKAFAHYRW
- the tusD gene encoding sulfurtransferase complex subunit TusD, yielding MRFALLVTGPAYGTQQASSAWQFASALLAEGHDLACVFFYREGVHNANQLTSPASDEFDLVRAWQRLHHEHGVALHICVAAALRRGIADESEAGHPELPGANLADGFTLTGLGALAEAALTCDRVVQF